One genomic window of Hymenobacter sp. J193 includes the following:
- a CDS encoding VOC family protein, whose amino-acid sequence MQKITTFLTFNDQAEEAAQLYTSLFPESKITRLTHYTAGTYMPVGNVMTVEFELAGQKYVALNGGPYFTFSTGISLSVSCADQAEIDTLWDKLTADGGEPGDCGWLKDRFGVSWQITPANMLQLLRSSDPAQMQRKMAAMMQMHKIDIAALENA is encoded by the coding sequence ATGCAGAAAATAACCACGTTCCTGACTTTCAACGACCAGGCCGAAGAAGCGGCGCAGCTCTACACCAGCCTTTTCCCGGAGTCAAAAATCACCCGCCTGACGCACTACACCGCCGGAACATACATGCCGGTCGGCAACGTAATGACGGTTGAGTTTGAACTGGCCGGGCAAAAGTACGTGGCCCTGAACGGAGGACCATACTTCACGTTCAGTACCGGCATCTCGCTATCGGTAAGCTGTGCCGACCAAGCCGAAATCGATACGCTCTGGGACAAGCTCACGGCCGATGGCGGGGAGCCCGGCGACTGTGGCTGGCTGAAAGACCGGTTTGGCGTCTCCTGGCAAATCACGCCGGCCAATATGCTCCAACTCCTGCGCAGCTCCGACCCGGCCCAGATGCAGCGCAAGATGGCCGCCATGATGCAGATGCACAAAATCGACATAGCAGCCCTCGAAAACGCCTAA
- a CDS encoding M20 family metallo-hydrolase, producing MPELTDPLTEEAIALLQQLIRTPSFSREEDRTADLLVNFLRHNGAKPQRDANNVWAVSKRFDAAKPTILLNSHHDTVKPGASWTYDPFGALVEGDRLTGLGSNDAGASAVSLLATFLYFEQQETAPPFNLICAITAEEEVSGTNGIRRLLPLLPKIDLGIVGEPTQMDLAVAEKGLVVLDCVAHGRTGHAAREEGENALYKALDDVQRLREFQFERVSELLGPVKTTVTQMQAGTQHNVVPDRCSFVVDVRTNELYTNPEVADIVRGLIGADVTPRSTHLNSSRIPLTHPLVQRGLALGCRTFGSVTLSDQSMMPFTTVKIGPGDSARSHTPDEYILLSEIRAGVRGYVELLAGLELTV from the coding sequence ATGCCGGAGCTAACCGACCCGCTGACCGAAGAAGCCATTGCGCTGCTGCAACAGCTTATTCGCACGCCTTCCTTTTCGCGGGAGGAAGACCGCACCGCCGATTTGCTGGTGAATTTTCTGCGGCATAATGGCGCCAAGCCCCAGCGCGACGCCAACAACGTGTGGGCAGTGTCGAAACGGTTTGACGCCGCTAAGCCGACCATCCTGCTTAACTCCCACCACGACACCGTGAAGCCCGGCGCTTCCTGGACCTACGACCCTTTCGGGGCCTTAGTGGAGGGTGACCGGCTGACCGGCCTGGGAAGCAATGACGCGGGGGCTTCGGCGGTGAGTTTGCTGGCTACGTTTCTTTATTTCGAGCAACAGGAAACTGCACCGCCCTTCAACCTGATCTGCGCTATCACGGCCGAGGAAGAAGTATCGGGCACGAATGGTATCCGCCGGCTACTGCCGCTGCTGCCGAAGATTGACCTGGGCATTGTAGGTGAGCCGACGCAGATGGATCTGGCCGTGGCCGAAAAAGGCCTGGTCGTGCTCGACTGCGTAGCGCACGGCCGCACCGGGCACGCCGCCCGGGAGGAAGGTGAAAACGCCCTCTACAAAGCCCTTGACGATGTGCAGCGCCTGCGCGAATTCCAGTTTGAGCGGGTGTCGGAGCTGCTGGGCCCGGTGAAGACGACCGTCACGCAGATGCAGGCCGGTACCCAGCACAACGTTGTGCCCGACCGGTGCAGCTTCGTGGTGGATGTGCGCACCAACGAGCTGTACACCAACCCGGAGGTGGCGGACATTGTGCGAGGCCTGATCGGGGCCGACGTTACCCCACGCTCCACCCACCTCAACTCCTCGCGCATCCCGCTCACGCACCCGCTGGTGCAGCGCGGACTAGCCCTGGGTTGCCGCACGTTCGGCTCCGTCACGCTGTCCGACCAGTCGATGATGCCCTTCACCACCGTCAAAATCGGCCCCGGCGACTCGGCACGCTCCCATACCCCAGATGAGTACATTCTGCTCAGCGAAATCCGGGCGGGCGTACGGGGCTACGTGGAGTTGCTAGCGGGCCTTGAGTTGACCGTTTAG
- a CDS encoding TetR/AcrR family transcriptional regulator translates to MSTRKQHIAQVALHLFGEKGYENTSTQLIAKAAGVSEALIFKHFGSKDQLLEFVVKNGYKRIIEDNRGGLNEPDPLTFIHSVIELPYKLVKDEPFFWKLQYRLADSEMARQQHERFMRPVPALLRQAFGRLGYPDPEKEAKLLLILVEALWKIEANKTDENVREMLDFIKQKYQTQ, encoded by the coding sequence ATGAGCACCCGCAAACAGCATATTGCTCAGGTGGCCTTGCACCTATTTGGAGAAAAGGGCTACGAGAATACCTCTACGCAACTGATTGCGAAGGCCGCCGGCGTCTCGGAAGCACTTATTTTCAAGCATTTTGGCTCCAAGGACCAGCTGCTGGAGTTTGTCGTGAAGAATGGCTACAAGCGCATTATCGAGGACAACCGCGGTGGCCTGAACGAGCCGGATCCGCTTACTTTCATCCACAGCGTAATTGAGCTGCCCTACAAGCTGGTGAAGGATGAACCCTTCTTCTGGAAGCTGCAGTACCGCCTCGCCGACTCCGAAATGGCCCGTCAGCAGCACGAGCGGTTTATGCGCCCCGTGCCGGCCCTGCTGCGGCAGGCGTTCGGCAGGCTAGGCTACCCCGACCCCGAAAAAGAAGCCAAGCTCCTGCTGATCCTGGTAGAAGCTCTCTGGAAAATCGAAGCCAACAAAACCGACGAGAACGTACGCGAAATGCTCGATTTTATCAAGCAGAAGTATCAGACGCAGTAG
- a CDS encoding IS1 family transposase: MLQRTLTCKKCGSAALRKNGSLKGQPKYQCTTCRYQAVFTPAAARKAAQYAQVEKLLVERVSQRAIVRLTGVSRPTIVKLAKKAQRTLPSCHPPSRPRMLELDEMWTFVGRKKHKMWLWLAVERHTRRIVAWVLGTRGTATARRLWQQLPAHYRTGTWYYTDEWEAYRNVLPALAHRPSAKGSGQTSIVEAINCSLRQKCAVLVRKTCSFSRSPLMHRVRIQLVIDEHNRRIEAQA, translated from the coding sequence ATGCTTCAGAGAACTCTCACCTGCAAGAAGTGCGGCAGCGCGGCCCTGCGCAAGAACGGCAGCCTGAAAGGCCAGCCCAAATATCAGTGTACGACCTGTCGCTACCAGGCTGTGTTTACGCCGGCAGCGGCGCGCAAAGCTGCTCAATACGCACAGGTGGAAAAGCTACTGGTCGAGCGCGTTTCGCAACGGGCCATTGTGCGTCTGACCGGCGTCTCGCGCCCCACCATTGTCAAACTGGCAAAAAAAGCGCAGCGCACACTTCCGTCCTGCCATCCGCCGAGCCGGCCACGGATGCTGGAACTGGATGAGATGTGGACCTTTGTGGGGCGTAAGAAGCACAAGATGTGGCTCTGGCTGGCCGTGGAGCGACATACGCGACGTATCGTGGCCTGGGTGCTAGGCACGCGGGGCACGGCGACGGCACGCCGCCTCTGGCAGCAACTGCCGGCCCACTACCGCACGGGCACCTGGTACTACACGGACGAATGGGAAGCCTATCGAAACGTCTTGCCTGCACTGGCGCATCGGCCCAGTGCCAAGGGGAGTGGGCAGACCAGTATCGTGGAGGCCATCAATTGCTCGCTGCGACAAAAATGCGCCGTGCTCGTCCGCAAAACCTGTTCGTTTAGCCGCTCTCCCTTGATGCACCGAGTCCGCATCCAACTCGTCATCGACGAACACAATCGGCGCATAGAAGCACAGGCCTAA
- the argH gene encoding argininosuccinate lyase — MKIWDKGIAVDKKIEQFTVGRDRELDMYLAQFDVQASKAQANMLAGAGLISGEENQQLQQGLQELAAQLEAGTFTIDEDFEDVHSKIESYLTEHYGDAGKKIHTARSRNDQVLTAIQLFLKDYTQRAAARTLELVEVLLQKAEAHKTDLMPGYTHFQAAMPSSFGLWFSAYAEHLLLDLALFEAAHTVADQNPLGSGAGFGSSFPIDRLQTTQEMGFGSLAVSSVGAQMLRGKTEKTVAFALAGMAATLSKMAYDLVLYNGQDMAFVELPAAFTTGSSIMPHKKNPDVFELIRARCNALQALPNTLMLATGNLPSGYHRDFQILKEILFEPMTQFLNILDIVLFALPQLRIKPDLLNQPKYDAVFTVENINQLIQAGVPFREAYKQVGRAVEDGSYVPHKQFQTTHLGSVHNLGLEEIRAKVARFQAGSRLLASAQS, encoded by the coding sequence ATGAAAATCTGGGATAAAGGCATTGCCGTCGATAAGAAGATTGAACAATTCACCGTGGGCCGCGACCGGGAGCTGGATATGTACCTGGCGCAGTTCGATGTGCAGGCCTCCAAGGCCCAGGCGAATATGCTGGCCGGCGCGGGTTTGATTTCCGGGGAGGAAAACCAGCAGTTGCAGCAGGGCCTGCAGGAGCTGGCCGCCCAACTGGAAGCCGGCACGTTCACCATCGACGAGGACTTTGAGGATGTACACTCCAAAATCGAGTCCTACCTGACCGAACACTACGGCGACGCGGGCAAGAAAATCCATACCGCCCGCTCCCGCAATGACCAAGTGTTGACTGCCATTCAGCTATTTCTCAAGGACTACACCCAGCGTGCCGCCGCCCGCACCCTGGAGCTGGTGGAGGTGCTGCTGCAGAAAGCCGAAGCCCACAAAACCGACCTGATGCCGGGCTACACCCACTTTCAGGCGGCCATGCCCAGCTCCTTTGGGCTGTGGTTTTCGGCCTACGCCGAGCACCTGTTGCTGGACTTAGCTCTGTTCGAAGCCGCCCACACCGTAGCCGACCAGAACCCGCTGGGCTCAGGGGCGGGCTTCGGCTCGTCCTTCCCTATCGACCGGCTCCAGACCACCCAGGAAATGGGCTTCGGCAGCTTAGCCGTGAGCAGCGTAGGCGCCCAGATGCTGCGCGGCAAAACCGAGAAAACCGTGGCCTTCGCCCTAGCCGGCATGGCGGCTACGCTCAGCAAGATGGCCTACGACCTGGTACTCTACAACGGGCAGGACATGGCCTTCGTGGAGCTGCCAGCGGCTTTCACGACAGGCTCCAGCATCATGCCGCACAAGAAAAACCCCGACGTGTTCGAGCTGATACGGGCCCGCTGCAACGCTCTGCAGGCTTTGCCCAACACGCTGATGCTGGCCACTGGTAACCTGCCCAGCGGCTACCACCGCGACTTCCAGATTCTGAAGGAAATCCTCTTCGAGCCGATGACACAGTTTCTTAATATTCTGGACATCGTGCTGTTTGCGTTGCCCCAGCTGCGTATCAAGCCCGACCTGCTCAACCAGCCCAAGTACGACGCCGTGTTTACCGTCGAAAACATCAACCAGCTTATTCAGGCCGGGGTACCCTTCCGTGAAGCTTACAAGCAGGTGGGCCGCGCCGTGGAGGATGGCTCCTACGTGCCGCACAAGCAATTTCAGACCACTCATCTGGGCAGCGTGCATAACCTGGGATTGGAGGAAATCCGGGCGAAGGTGGCGCGGTTCCAGGCCGGGAGCCGATTACTTGCTTCTGCGCAATCGTAA